The Dissulfuribacter thermophilus nucleotide sequence TATTTTTTTTATTCTTTATCCCTAAAAAAACAAACCCCAACCTGTCAAGACTAAATGCTATTGTCTAGCATATATGTGATTGTTATCACATTTGCCATATAAGCACTCTTTCGATATATTATCGTAATAAGATGTCAACACCTTTAAAAAAAATATTTTTATGGTTCTTTATTAACAAAATCAGATAATTATAAACCATAAATTCTCTTCCCAAAAGGAGATTTCTAGTAGTCGAATGCCGCTATTGAAAATTAGTTGGTAAAAATTTCTATGAATAGGCACATTACCTGTTTGTACCAAACGTAGGCGTTCCCGTATCACAAGGACCTTCAAGGTAGGGGCTGAAGAGGCGTGCGTGGATACAGTCACCGACCTTCACGGCATGGATGCCATGTAGGTCGGCCAAACAAAAAATGGCGGATAGGACAAAGCCACTAGATGGCCATTTATATAGAAATTGGGACCAACTTGGAATGTTCCTCCATAAATTCCAATGGCTCATTCAATGACTCGTACGAATTGCAGGCCTCTTAAATTTCACTTTGTTGTTATATAATATTTATATGCGTTATCCAATATTGGCCCTTGCCATAGAGGACATTCTGGTTAATTTTGGTCATGACTGACCAGGAAGTTTTCAAGAAAGACAAGGATTATCATAAAAATATTTGGGATTTGCCACATGGAAAATAACAAAAGACCCTTAGCAGTCTGTTTGGTAAGCGGAGGTCTCGATAGTTGCGTTACTGCTGCCTTTGCAAAAGAAGAGTGTGAAGTCGCCTTTGTCCACGTAAATTATGGACAAAGGACCCAACAAAGGGAACTCGAGGCATTTAACAAAATTGCAGACTACTACCAGGTGGAAAAACGGCTTGTTGTAGACATTGGTTACCTAAAAAAAATCGGTGGTTCTGCGTTAACAGACACTTCTATCGACGTCCCTCAAGATACCCTTTCAACCAATGGGATACCCATTACATACGTACCCTTTAGAAACGCCCACCTCATCTCAATTGCTACTTCGTGGGCAGAGGTTATTGGTGCTCAATTTATCTACATAGGCGCCACAGAGGTCGACTTTTCTGGATATCCTGATTGTAGGAGGTCCTTTTTCGACGCAATGGAATTGGCCATTCATGAGGGCACAAGACCTGAGACCAACATCAAGATAAGGACCCCCATTATCCATATGGGCAAAAAGGAAGTAGTAGAAGCAGGCGCAAGGCTTGGAGCTCCACTTGAACTCACCTGGTCCTGTTATAAAGATGAGGACCTTGCCTGTGGTAGGTGTGATTCATGCCTTTTGAGACTAAAGGGATTTAAAGAGGCGGGCCTAAAAGACCCAATTCCGTACAAAGCAGACAAGGAGAATAGGGGTGAGACCAGTATTTGAATGTGCACAATGTGGCCACTGTTGTCATGGGGTAGCAACTGTTTCATTGACCCCAGAGGAACAAACAAGAGTTGCTGAGTTTCTAGGGCTTACTAAAGAAGAACTGTTCCAAAAATATCTCATCTACAACGGCAACAGAGTAGAAATGAAAATAGTGGATGGCCACTGCATATTTTACGGAAAAGATAATCTGTGCAAAATCCATCCAGTAAAACCCTTTCACTGTAGACGCTGGCCACTTCATCCCAGCATCCTTAATGATGAAAATGCATGGCTGGCTATAAAGGCCGATTGCCCCGGTTTTAGAAAAGATGCCACATATGAAGAAGTGGTGACCTTAATTTGCTCCAGATCTTTTCTTAACGTAACATGCCCATTTGACCTATTGGTAGAACAATATTTAGACACAGTGTTGGAGTCCAGGCTAAATCTTGAAATCGGCTTAAACGGGGGAATTTTAGATAAATTCTCAGTACAAGACTTTGAACGAGTAAATGACATACTCAAAAAAAATGATCTTAAAGTGACTATACACGGACCCTTTACAGATCTTCCCTTAGGATCAGTAAATTCTTCGATCAGGGAGGCTGTCGTAAACATCCTTAAAAAAGCCATTGATATTACAAGAATATTTGGTTCAAAAACCATGGTAATTCACACGGGGTTTGATCCCAAGCACCATGGCGAATACGAGAAGGCCTGGGGAGAAAGGGCAAAGGAATCACTTTTTGAACTCATAGATCATGCAAATCAAAAAGCCCCTAATGTCAAACTCCTGATAGAAAACACCTTTGAATACGATCCTAGACTTCACGAAGACATTTTTGCCGCATTTGCCCAAGAGGCTGTTGGCTTCTGCTTTGATCTTGCCCATCAAGTAGTATTTTCCAAGTGCTCCATGGATGAGTGGCTGAGTAGTTGCGGAGATCGTCTCATGGAACTTCACCTTCATGATAATCATGGAAAGAGCGATGAGCACCTTGCTGTAGGACGTG carries:
- the queC gene encoding 7-cyano-7-deazaguanine synthase QueC; translated protein: MENNKRPLAVCLVSGGLDSCVTAAFAKEECEVAFVHVNYGQRTQQRELEAFNKIADYYQVEKRLVVDIGYLKKIGGSALTDTSIDVPQDTLSTNGIPITYVPFRNAHLISIATSWAEVIGAQFIYIGATEVDFSGYPDCRRSFFDAMELAIHEGTRPETNIKIRTPIIHMGKKEVVEAGARLGAPLELTWSCYKDEDLACGRCDSCLLRLKGFKEAGLKDPIPYKADKENRGETSI
- a CDS encoding TIM barrel protein; the encoded protein is MRPVFECAQCGHCCHGVATVSLTPEEQTRVAEFLGLTKEELFQKYLIYNGNRVEMKIVDGHCIFYGKDNLCKIHPVKPFHCRRWPLHPSILNDENAWLAIKADCPGFRKDATYEEVVTLICSRSFLNVTCPFDLLVEQYLDTVLESRLNLEIGLNGGILDKFSVQDFERVNDILKKNDLKVTIHGPFTDLPLGSVNSSIREAVVNILKKAIDITRIFGSKTMVIHTGFDPKHHGEYEKAWGERAKESLFELIDHANQKAPNVKLLIENTFEYDPRLHEDIFAAFAQEAVGFCFDLAHQVVFSKCSMDEWLSSCGDRLMELHLHDNHGKSDEHLAVGRGRLDFDSLFKWLKEHKKLPILTIEAHNEDAVMPAIRAVSNLLKKYLNTSLK